The genomic region TTTGGAACCGTTTCGCGGTCGATCGCGTTTAAAACCTTCTTCAGAAGTTTCACTTCGAGGATGTCGCTTTCGGTAACTTCGTCTCGGAATTCATGTTCGAAGGGAGCGTCACCCGCATGGAATTTTATCTGGTAGTTGTCTATGGTGATGTTGTCGCCGGGTTGTAGCAGATTCCTCTCGTTGGGAGAGAGCCTAGCGCCATTTAAAAAGGTTCCGTTGCCGCTGTCGAGGTCTACTATGAAAAAATTCTCACCCTCGTAGAGAATTTTTGCGTGCTGCCTTGAAACGCCAACCGCCGGGAGTTGGATGGTGTTATTTTTCAACCTGCCGAGGGTGATCTGTTCCTCGGTGCACCTGTGCGTGGAACTTTTGTTTGAGCCAGATTCATTGATTATCAGTGTAGGCATCTTCAGCCACCCCGGATTTTCTTTTTGGCAATTTCAACTTCAGCCGGGAAATTTCCCCCGGCGGCATCTATGAAACTTTTGTACATCGAGGCTGCTTTCCCCTTTTCGCCTTTCAGTTCGTAGATGTTGGCTAGGTTGTAGAGCGCCCTCGGATATTTAGGGTCGATGTTGATAGTGTATTCCCATTCGCGCTCGGCTTCGAGTGTTTTGCCCATCCTGTACAAAGTCAAGCCCAAATTGAAAGAGGCGTCGGAGTAGTTGGGATTTATCTCCTTCGCCTTTCTGAGCGCAGCCATGGCGTCAGAGCTTTTTCCTGAGGACATGTACACGGTCCCTAGTGAAAACCACGCCTTTTCATCGGTGGGGCGAAGCGTCAGCACGCTTTTGAATTCATTTGCGGCCTCAACGTGTTTTCCCTCAAACGCATAAAAATGCCCGAGCTCCATGTGCGCGTCCGGCGATGAAGGATCAAGTTCGAGCGCCTTCAGAAAACAGTTTTGGGCCTGGTACGGCTCGTTTTTCTTCAAATATAACCTGCCTAGCTGAAGCCACCCGTCAACCGATGTCGGCTGGTCTGCCAGCCCAAGGCGTCTGCGTATCTGAGCCTTTTCGTAGTCGCCGCTTTTCTCGTATATCTGCGCGAGCAGGTTATGAACGTGGGTGAGGCTGGGATTTAACTCGGTCGCCTTCTTGAGGGACTCCTCGGCCAGCTGGATGTAATCCTTGTCTTTGCTCGTCTTTGTTTTTTCAACATAAGCGAGCCCAAGCTGATAATGCCCGTCTGCAAGCGTCCCGTCCTTTTTCAATCCCTTCTTGATGATTTCGATCGCGTCGTCCACGCGCCCCTGTGCTAGATAGACCGCTCCCAAGTGGCTGTAGGCGGCGGCGTAGTTTTTGTCGAGCTCTATGGCCTTTTTGAACTGGGCCTCGGAGCGAACGAGATCGCCCTTTATCTTGTAGATGATTCCGAGGTTGTTGTAGGCCTCGACGTACTCATGCGATAGCTCGATGGCGGTTTTGAATTCGATCTCGGCCCTGTCCGTGTTCCCGGCGTTCAAAAGCGATATCCCCTGGTTGTTGTGATAGGCCGCGCGTGCGGTGGGCATCGTTATCTTCTTTTTCGCATCGGAATCTGCCGGTGCAAAAAACAGGAACGAGGCCATCATCAATAGGAATATCTTTTTCATCATCTGCTCTCCAAATTACGCGCTCATTTTGTCAGGCATGGGTTTATGGCGGCGGCCCGCTGGTAGGCGTCCGTCGAAGCATTGTTGTCGCCTAGGTTCGACGAGCTTATCGAGATATAATACCAGGACATCGCATCGTCGGGAACTATCGCCACCGCCCGCCGAAATGCCTCTCTGGCAGTTGCCCAGTCGCCGCTCTGCACAAAGGCCATCCCTTCCTGAAACGCTATGTTGTTTTGCATCAGCGGATCGCCAATTTTTGGTTCGTGAGGTTTTTCCTTCGAAAGTACCTTCGCCTTTTTGGCTGTCATCAGAAGCGGCGCAGGCTTTGCGAGCCTCTGCATCGCTGTGAGTTCGATCCCAGCGTTTTGAAATAGCGTTGCGCCATTTTTGCCGCTCTGCCTTTGGTAGAAGCCTTCAAATGAATACAGCTTGATCAGCCCTTGGTATCCCAGGGGGGATCTGTAATCTATCCTCTTGGTATCTTCAAACCAGAGCTTGGCCGCTGCGAAGTTGCCGGAGGAATACGAGTGAAGCGCCCGCATTCCCTTCGCGTAGCTTTCATAGGCCCTGGTCGAGCTCGTCGCATCCCGTACGGCGGAAAACTTTGCCTGGTCGGGGGAGGCCCCTATTTTTTTTAGGATCTCCTCGACTATGGCGGCCTGCTTGGTGAAGAACTCCTTGTTGTCGGGATAGGGGAATGTCGCTTCGAACTGCTGGATGAATATACCCGCGCTTCCCTCGGTCACGCGAATGAATATCCTTAGTTTGCCATCGAGATTCTGAAAAAGCCCGGAGATCGTGAGAAAGTTAGTGTCGCTAAGCGGGTACGATGCGGTTGTCCCCGAATATGGGCGAACCGATCCCGAGGCCGATATGAGATCAGAAAGGTAGAGGGGGATCCCGTGCGTCATCCATTCATCCCCATCTTTTTTTGTAAAATTCTGAAACTCCAGAATTCGCACCGCGCGCCCCTGCGGCATCTGAGATATCTCGAGATCGGACATCAGCCTTTGCCAGTTGATGCAGGACTTCCCCTGAGCATTGGCGCCTGAGGAAATCAGGAGCGCGATGGGAAGAAGGGCCAGTACCTTTATGATGCTGCGAAACATGGGCTCAATATCCTGATTTTCCTTGTTAAAATCAAGATATATGTACGTTTAGACGCTTTACGCCTCAGCTCCTTTGTGATAATCACGAAATATCTTATGCCCTCGAAAAAGACGCAAACCAAAGAGCGTGGGCTCCCCTCGGAAATGCTTGAAAGAGGGGATGCCTTAAGCCCCAATGACAAGACGATCATAAAATCAGCCGACGATCCGGATGAACTTACCCCGTCGCGCCCGCAGTATTCCCCGCCATATCTCGTTATAATAGATGGGCCAAGGGCTGGAGCCCATTTCCCGCTGGGACCGGGAGAAAATGTCATAGGGCGTGCCCCCGGGAATGCGGTTCGCCTGGAGGATCAAAGCGTTTCAAGGCAGCATGCCGAAATTTCAAAGGGGACTTCCGGCTGGTTGGTCAAGGATCTGGGCAGTAAGAACGGCACCAGCGT from Myxococcales bacterium harbors:
- a CDS encoding tetratricopeptide repeat protein, encoding MMKKIFLLMMASFLFFAPADSDAKKKITMPTARAAYHNNQGISLLNAGNTDRAEIEFKTAIELSHEYVEAYNNLGIIYKIKGDLVRSEAQFKKAIELDKNYAAAYSHLGAVYLAQGRVDDAIEIIKKGLKKDGTLADGHYQLGLAYVEKTKTSKDKDYIQLAEESLKKATELNPSLTHVHNLLAQIYEKSGDYEKAQIRRRLGLADQPTSVDGWLQLGRLYLKKNEPYQAQNCFLKALELDPSSPDAHMELGHFYAFEGKHVEAANEFKSVLTLRPTDEKAWFSLGTVYMSSGKSSDAMAALRKAKEINPNYSDASFNLGLTLYRMGKTLEAEREWEYTINIDPKYPRALYNLANIYELKGEKGKAASMYKSFIDAAGGNFPAEVEIAKKKIRGG